TttcgtaaaaacaatatgacacactcgCGAGTATGTTAATTTCTTTAATACCCATTTGTATCTAACTTTTTTTATTTCTAAGCAACAAAGACCACGTAAAACGAAATCAGCTGTTGTCGCTTGACGTAAAGGTCACGGTCGCGTAAGAATACAGTGATACGGCACTATGGAAGCAAACTTACTGTGCAATGCTACTAAGTAAAGACCGCGATATAGATGTATTGACTAGCTACTCTTACACGAAGACAAAAAATACGAGcacattttgaattgaaatttaatctttatcaacttaagtaaatgtaagaattgtataactggaaacattgttaatggGAAAGTTATTCGTCGTCAGAAGAGTCACTGAGAGGAGAGCGAGCAACACGGCGGCGTTTTGTAACGGGCTAGGTCTCTCTCACTGCCACAGAAGACTTGCCAATATTAATGTCCCCCCGTATATTGGACCTCCGGAGATAGTGTGAacaacatcactagacaaggctttggttgtgtttgtgtacgATATGCATTGGGATGTAGATTCAGTTTGGAAAACTTCAGAGGACGGAACGATTGAAGACGCCCTGAGCGAGCATGGAAGCATAGCAGGCTAATTTCCAGTCAAAGACAACGGATATCCCACTTCCCTGTGTTGTGCATCAGAAAGGTgtgaataattgttcacactctgtacatttttatgtccagacaCTTGCATGATTTGCGTTGGTGCTGTACTGCATTGTCCTGCAGCTTCTGAATCAAATGTTTGCAGGCACTTTGATTAGTTAGCCGTTTGTCGCCAGTGACGATTTTTTTTTACCTTTTCTTGAAATCTCATATCAATAAACACGGTGAgtgaaaaattgtttgtttctaacgttttgtatttgatagcatttcattggtttgttctcgtagtagcgagactgaacattcgtagtaaatttgtagtaaaaaagttatgaatgaaaaaagtaaGTCAACATTCCAATGGGATCATGGTCGGATAACAGACCAATGAAATTCGTTTTAGGGTTTATTACACgtgtgcaacatatgatttttcatgtactcggttatgtttcactgtGTGGATAAAAACCTAGTGCAgtatattgccgtaaaaatattacactgcagtatcttccacgggcgagtaataattaCTATTTCCTTCAGAAAGCTGATGGAATGGTCGATAGCCACGTTCATTTATCATGGCCGACAGGTTAACGTTAAAGCAGTAAATGTCATTGTATtgtgtttttgttaaaaaatgaaaatattttggttacgccgcactccgcaatatgcCAGCCATAAAAcgtcggtctgtaaaataaACCAGTCTGGCacaaacaatacagtgattggTCTCGAGACCAAACGTATGGACGGATCGCACAACCGCACCATGCGTCGCAGGTCACCTAGAAACATGCCTTTTCACGTGCGGCCAGACCACGTGCTCTTGACCAATTGGGACACTGTCGAATCGGCCAGTGTTGTGTACAAGTTTGGCCGAGTTACGTGATTGTTCTTCTCGCCTGTAACATTAGCTAGTCCTGGTAGGATGTAGCTAGATAGTTAAATAGACTTTAAACAGATTGTTCATCAAATTAGAAGTAACATATAGCTAGCTGTAACAGCACCAATTTTGGAATATAAATAGATAGCATAGCTAATGGAATTGAAAGGTTTCACCTTAAGTTTCTCACCCCGCTATAAGAGATTCACGTTTAGTTCCCCATGTTTGTTGGTTCGATTATTTCATCCATTTATAGCCAAGAAAATCACGTTTCGTTCCCCAAGTAGCACACTTCGACACATAACCTTTCAATTCCACTGCGcaacagtgattgatatcatgagtatcTACGGGCACTTGAGCAATCTAGTCATCCCCACCTGATCATCTAAGCTACCTCTTTCGAcaagtattttgtttttaacCTCCAGTATTTGAGGGTAGACCAAGTGAGTCAAATTTTTAAGTCACACCGGCAGTAGTTAAGCAGTGATTTaccgagtcagtgagtgagtggcttgGGTTTAACTCCGTTGTTCACATCTTTTTGTGCGGGAGAATTGAGTGCTTTTCGATTTATACCGCTTTtacaatatttaaacaatattaGGGCTGAGGGGACaagaatgagcttcacacattctgcGTGGGAAACAGAACCCGGGTcgtcagtgtgacgagcgaaggctttgacctctaggctaccccaccgccccaaattTAACTTTTGAGCGAACAGGAGTCTTATACATTTGAGATACCCGAGTAGTAGAGTAACACTATTTTACAAAATCTTTACAGGGCAAGAACGCAGTAGACGCTGCCAAAGAGTGTGGAATTCAGCACTTTGTGTACAGCGGCCTGGAGAACGTGAAGGAACTCTGCGGTTACTCTGTGCCTTTTTCTGACGGCAAGGGCCGGGTGGAGGAATACATTCAATCATGTAGTCTGCCTTACACCATTGTCAGGCTGCCGTTCTACATGGGAAATCTTTTTCACAATTTTATATCAGAAAGGCAAGAAGACGGCTCCTACCATCTCGGTATGAATACGGAACTCTGCTGAAACCATTTGTATAACTTAATGTCAAATTGTTTGTATTTACGCTCGAAGCAGTTATAGTATCTTTATGCAATATGAAACgtgaagagtgagtgaaagagtaaaTGATGGTCGGGATACGTAGAATAGTGATCACTCGTAGCGTCTATTTCAAGATGGCGGGGATTCTGGTTCCGGTGTAAGCCATGATGTACCGGAACCGGATCTACAGTCATCTTGGAGAACAAATGACAAAAAGTCACTTCACGAACATGATGTCATTTTGTCCCGAGCGAGCTGAACGTGGCAATTGTGCAGATGACATATACGTTGTTGAATTTACGGTCCGAAAGGAACACAAAGGAGACCCTCAAAACAAATTTATGAAAACAGACACAGGGATAGACACTGGCCTGTCTCAGCGAAATGTTACACCGCTCTAAACAATATTACGGCACAGTGTAGGGAAAGGAACCCCAGTTTCTGTCATTACGAGGGGACCCACGTCACCCGTGAAATGAGCAGGATCTAGAATATTGTAGACAAGGTACCAAATTACCTACAAGTCTGACGTTTACGGCTTCTGAGAAGATGTGGGTCAGGGTATAAGATTTTCGAGAGATCGTACGTAAAGCCATCACATTAGGATCCGTACACACAATTGGGTTTTCTATTGCGTACAACTGGCCATTTTGAAATTACCTGTTGCAGAAATACCAATGGAGGGACACCCGCTACATCTGGTGTGTGTCCGTGACGTAGGTCCTATGATAGTCTGCATCTTTGGAGATCCCACAGAATACGCAGGAAGAACTCTCGGACTAAGCAACGAGCAGCTCACGGTAGACGAGATGGCCCAACAAATGACGGAATGTCTGGGGGTCGAGGTCAAGAATGGCAACGTAAGGCGCAATTTTGGAATCCATCCGTGTGCAATGATATTAACTTGTTGCATCTTattgaaacagaaaacaaactacTAAACCAATATCATCAATACGTgtacactgaacagcaaatgaaacgcaACTCTGACTATTTGTCACTTGACCATGAACTTTCCATTAACATgtacgcttacttttatgagatttcattcaTTAGAGATTGCGTTCAGTATGTCATTCAATCACCAGTGAATACACGGGACATCGGAGTTGTAGTGACGTATGTCTTATTGTGTCAGCCGTTGAATTGTTTTTTCTTACTTGTATTCAAGTCTTTGAACGCTTAAAGTGAGTGAACTTGAATGTGGCGAGAGTACATAAGATTCTCTTTTTCTGGGCTGCAGGTTAAACATCCATTGACCTGTTCAAAAGAGacaacaaactcacttgtccaAACCGAGTTCACGTGTAATAAACGTTTCCTGGTCTGTTAGTAACTAAAATATTTGACCTAGCACTGAGGCTTTGGGTGTTAAGTTGAAGTCTTATAATCCGCATCTCACTCCTATCCCTGTTTGGGATATGTACGGTATATGTACAAACCTCAGATGAAATGTCTGAAGCAGATACTAATAACAAagaaatgtatttattcattgccAGGTACTCCTCTCCGAATTTTGCAAACGGAATGTCCGCGGGATCGATGTGTACTGTGCCCTGTTTAAGTTCATCCAATCTGACCTCTACAAAAGAGACATGGAGCTTACCCGGAAGTTGAATCCAGAGTTGTCTACCTTTAGACAATGGCTGGCGCGCAATAAAGAGGCACTGCTCGCCGCAATGAACAAGTAATGACGGACATAAATTCTAAATCCCTACGTTCTCAAAACTGATAGCAATGCGTAATGGCCCACTATAATCGATATCTGTAATGCACTGATAAAAAAGTCTTCTCTAGCTCCAACGTCGGGTTTGAAGTTTGCTTCTACAATTTCGGGGTGCGTGCTGATGAAATAATGGAAAGTACGAAACTCCCTCCAATGACGTAATTTGTAAGTAAATCTGCGCCTCCGTCACAGTTTTGAGTCAAGAGAGTGCAAGACACGCCACCGTATGTTGGCATATACGATCACAAAAGAATGCGGCGATAACAGAGTCAAAATCTGACCTGGAAGGAAAGTAGCGACATTTTCCTCGGAAACTAAGGGACATCAAAAGAACAATCATCTACGACAGCGTCACCAGCAGCGCAACGTCATCGTCTATATATCTAGACCGTCAAACTCGTATCAGGGTCGTATTCTTGAACAAATCCATAATTCAGTTTAAAACTAGAGACAAACTTGATCAAATACCTCACCATTTTTGACACAGTAAAGTATCTTTTTATCACACGTATCTGTGTGAAGATTAGTCAGAAGGAATGTACGATCCACACTCCATATTTTCCTGGTCGGCGTCACACAGCAGGATTATATGTTGGTGAGTTGAGGcacaaaccaaccaacagtGGTCGCTGATATCAACATACCAATCGCTAAAGTTTACATCTGCAACACCACTTTGAATACAAACGGTCATTTCGATAGTGAAACCAACGTCGAACACAAGCTATGGCTGTGGGACGTTTATCGATTACTCTTCTGACTTTCAATGTTGTCAATATCTCAACGTACAACAACGCCCTGTATGGAGTATGATTGTTCATAAGATTAGTGTTTATATAGCTGAAATTTGGCCGAGTGCAGCCTTAAGCAATAAACCACTGTAAGCATACATGgtcatattaaatattaaaaaatatatacctaTTTAGATTTGTCAGCTGCTTACATAAAGTACGTAATCAAAATTAATAGTTGCCTGACGTCCATTTTTTGGAAGCCCCGGTGGCTGAGTAGGTTAGATGGCAGACTTCATGAGCTGGTGATTGTTGCCACACGCTTACGATAAGATTCAACCAAAAACTACCAGCATGTGCAATTTGCTACGTGACCCGGACAGCTAACTGAgtggtttttattttttatcttcTAGCATTATGCCAGCAATATCCAGTGTTCCTCTCAATCTATATTTCTTTGCAGCGGAGGCCACAGGCACAGGCTACATTTCTATATTTCAGAGCCGTACATATGAGCATAAGACAATAAACTGATTTACAAGGgaaatctgatattgctggcGCAAGAATAAATTTCCAAGTTCCATTGCATGGTGCATGTAAATAGCTAGGCTCTTTACAATATCAGATCGCCAATTGACATTAGCATATTAAACTTATGAATGGTGTGATGTGAACAGAACGTATGTGGTAAATACAAACATCTCAGATTTTGATAACGTttacaaattaaaataaaatgaaattcattttcaatcAAGTTGTCTTTACATATAGGACATAATCTTTTCGATCTGCGTTGGTTAATATATATTGAATATGGAGACGGTGTGGAGAACATCTGAATTTAGCAAGGGCCAATCGGAATTTTGAGACTGATAAAACCTTTACGTAAAATGCAACATTAAATGAGATTTTAACACAAGAATAGTGAAAATTTAGGACTATTAACAAGCGATGACTGCCATTCTTGTTCATAACTTGCTCTTAGTCTTAAAATAAATTATGATTTGAACTGCCCAACATTACGTATATTTTGCTGCTGTTCCCACGTAAAGCCAAATCCAAACAAAGTAGAGAATATTCCGAGTGTTTGGTGCCTAGTTTGTTTTACCATTTAGAgagtaaattaacatttcttTACAAACCAAGAATCGggcattttacatattttacaccaatatttaacagccttttcatatatacatatatatattgtataacgGCCACATTCCCCCCATACTACATGGTTCGAATGCGACCGCTTGACATTTAAGAACCGTTTATAGCAAAACATATGTACAACTTCAACTTCATTGAATTTATCAACTCCCCATATTTCAGCTCCATATAAAAGAATTGGGCTAAAGTTTTGGTATCAAATATCTTAAAAAATACATCTTATTACAGGAATTGGACTAAATGCGTACATAGACTTTAGTATACCATATGCAATATTCTTGGCTTGCAAAGCAGCATTATGCACACGGGGAGATCATGTTAGTGAAACAACCAAATACTTGTTAGATGAAACAGTTTCCAAGGGAATGTCACTGTAGtgccatttttcatattttgcaaaTTTACAGCCAAAAATACCGCAATCTTGGCTTTCCCCCAAGTTTACAGTTAATTGATGATTTTTACAGAAACCTTCTAAAATACTTATACGTTTTTGTAAACCAAATACAGTCTGCAAAAAAGTAATAGAAACTTGTGTACAATATCGGGAAGAAACTGTATACCAGGGTTACATTTGGATTCAATTTCCAGAGCTAATTCATTGATAAAAAGTGAGAACAACAGCGGACTTAAAACACACCCCTGTCGTAAGCCCAGTGGGCAATTAAAAAACTGGGAAAGGGAAATATCACGCACCCATCCCTTCACACATTTATGCATAAAAGTTAGGGCTTTAAGCATCTTAGGTGGAACACCTGTATACTTGAGGATACTCCATTGCTTAtcgttaataaaatcaaagTCTTTTTCAAATCGACAAAAAATAGCATGAAACTTTCCTTTTTTTTCTTACACAGCGTTGGATAACAGAATATTAATTAGCAATTGTACAGTAACCTTCCCTAAATCCCGCTTGTGTTTCTACAACATTTTCGCATGGACTTGCCCAAAATGTTAATCTGTTGTTATGTACAGATGTGTATAATTTACTGAAAGTACTCACAAGGGATGTTCCCCTGTAGTTATTTGGATCATTACGGTCATCCCTCATAAATAAAGGTACAATACTTGCTGTACTCCAGCTGTCTGGAAAAGTGGATGACTCGAACGTAATGCTGAACAACAGTTCCATATAtggtaacaaaatatacattaaatgCTTAAAATCTCAGGCAATAAATTATCTTCACCATGAGACTTTGAAGATTTGAATTTAAGAATAGCATCAGATATTTCGTCAGTAGTAATATAGtacatgttatttcatcaatCACATTCATTGATATGGGGCTGAGAATGATCAGCCACAGTGCTTTTGTCTTGATACAAGTTCTTAAAATAAGAAAACCATACAATAATATCTGTGTTGTTCATTCCAGCTCTGGCGCTGTTTCAGCGTTACAGATATTCTGTCGTAATTTGTCCTTTATTGACGCATCATTTCTTAGACCGTAAAGTATCATTGTATTTGTTTCTGCAATCGACATATGTCTGTTGGGATATTTCAGATTTAAGccttctaaatattttcagcAGTCTTTGGGTTTCTAATCTAAGGAAGTTGCATACGTGGTCAAACCATGGCTGATTAGATTTAATATACATGTTGCAGCCTTTCTTTGTAGCCTTAAGTAAGGCATTAGTAAACGATTCAACTGAATGATTTACATCATAAATAGCTTGGCAAGCACAATAATCCAGAGCCTTTGTTACATCAAGTGAAAGAAGATTCATACGGAATTACACCATCATCAGTCCACTTGAACCTCAAGTTCTGTCCAGATTGTAAAGCACGTGCTTCTTTGTGGTTGTCAATGTCACCACGTGACTGAAATGAGCAAGTGATTGGCAGATGTGGAGACTGACAATATTAGACTCACAAATATCaaggagggggacaccagaaaaagctTAATACATGTATCCATGTCGGGAACTTGGGTCTTCGGCTGACAGGCGAACACATTAAGCATGAGGCTACCTGTCGTCCGAACCGTTACACTaagaaagggtaatcccaaaCATAAAGAAAAGGTACGACATcattcaacttctaaaatacctATCAAACATATAATCCTAAAATTAGCATACACTGCATTTAAAAAGTGTGTATTCATTGCACAACATTCGTCTGCATATTTAATTTCTTGCAATTCCTGACAAGAAACGGTTATTATCATCAGCCGTGATCTGGCGAAATAATGAGCTCTGGTCTACCACTCTTTCTGTTCATAACTCAACATGGCATCTCCTAGAGTGGTTGTGGTGTTTGGCGCGACTGGAAGACAGGGAGGGTTTGTGGCGAGAGCCCTGGTCAAGGATGGCCAGTTTGCAGTGAGAGCAATCACCCGTCATGGCGAAAGCGAAAAGGCCAAGGAGCTCGAGAAAGAAGGTAAAATTGCCAGAGTGAACGACAAGTCCCATCAACCAACATCTAGGTTATATTGCCACAAGTGCCGGTTTTGTAATTTAAGGAGGGGATAAAGGTGGTGAGCCTAATGTTGTTGCGTTCAACAGTGCGTCAAATACCGTAGGTGCGTGCGTTTACGTATACTGTGTATTTTGGACTAATACCAGTGTCACAGAGCTAGTTTTCGAACTGAAATACCATTCTACAGTTTCACATGGGTCATATGCTCTGTATACTGTGTATTTTGGACTAATACCAGTGTCACAGAGCTAGGTTTCGAACTGAAATACCATTCTACAGTTTCACATGGGTCATATGCTCAGTATACTGACTCAAAGACGACCAGTTCTTAATTCATATCCTCATGCACAGCGCAAGGCACGGTAACAAgtagtaccatattttaacgtcttttgaaGAAGCTGTCTCCAGTCTTCTGAACAGAGGTCATGGTCAAACCGGTCAGCACAATGTGAGACTGATGTTCATTCAGAAATATATTCCCGTCGGGTTCTGATATTTATTCGTTGTAAATGTGTTCTGATGTTGAAAGGTGAACAGAAACGAACCATACTCTATTGGTAGTGAATCTGCCATGACTCGCATACTACAGGCTATAATGAAGCATACtactttatagataacaactgCTTGTTTATTGGATAGAGCtactctatgcaataaacacgaacttgttatccatgaagtggtgtgtttcactattgactcaccaacttctggACTGTCGATACCTTTTGGCTTGATAGCGACGTTTTACAAtctacaccaaaatgtcacGTACACTCAACAAGAGCTTGTTATCCTTAAAGTTGTATGCTTTGTTATTGACTCACCACCTTTTGAAAAGCGATCAAACAATACTACAGGTTAAACATCGGTGCcgttttgaaaacaatgtgaCGATCATCTGTGTTTCCATATTTTACATTCTGGTCTCGTTTCACAGTCGTCGTCATCGTCTTCGTAACCTGCTTGGCTCAGCATCGTTGTCTACGTGGTCCGTGGTCAAGGTTCAACTGAGACATTGAATCTTAAAAACTATAATACGACAGTATTACACAATGTTTTTCATAAAGTTGTCAGATCTAACAAACGGTAAATTCAAATTCGGATTTACTGATTCTTATTATTGTGATGGTTCTAGTACTTCAGGCCCCTCCGGGTCACAACGCTCCTAGGCTAACAAATTTTCCATTAAAGCTGAAGGatcggtggctgagtgggtttgaTCGCTGACTTTATTAGGTGACAACCAACGGGGGCATCCCCCCCAGGCCGACATTTGAATCAAATGGACACACAAATAGGTGCGCCAGGTCGCCTTACCGGTGTCCTTTGATGTATTTAGCGCCAATTATCATTGCTTTCATAGTATTGGGGTAGTGTCAGTTCACCACATTTTCCAAGAACTTCTCATTTCTGAACACTTTTCACAGAGACCAGAAATCAaggaatgaaatacatgtatttaccaaACAGCTCTCACTATCATAAAACAGAGGGACCAACGACCAACAACCATCTTAACTTTGACATGGTCACGTTAAGAAGTCCATTTCAAACGCTCCGCCATCCCTGTTTCAAACAAGAGGAATTACtgtatatttgtacacataATTTACATAAAAGAGTCAGAAAATAAATAAttcatattaaatattaaagGATATATACCAGTTTCGTCTTGTCACCTACGTACACAGAAGAACGCAATCAAAACTAATATTTGTTGGACTTTTATTTTTGTGGAAGCCCCGGTGGCTGAGTAGGTTAGGTGGCGAACTCGATGAGCTTGTACTTGTTGCCTCACTCTAAGATGGGACTCAAACCAAAAACGGACAAGCATGTTTACTTTACAATTTGATCCGTGAAGCTTAAGTAAGCAATTGAGTTAGGGAGTTtagtttacaccgcttttagcattatttgaGCATTATCacgacgagggacaccagaaataagcttaaCTCATGtaaccatgtcgggaatcgaacctgggtcttcggctgACGAGCGTACGCATAAAGGAGAATACTAACGTAAAACTCTTTTTGGATATATGGAAAAGGGCATCCTAAAGATAGCCTTCCGTATCAAAATGTCTCAAAAAGTTTGTAAAATCGTAATTAAAACGTGAAAAACGATCTCGGATTTCCGCTTATTACGGAAACACCCCACAGTTAATGTGCAGAGGCGGTGTCACGTGTGGCATGACGTCAAATGTGACTATAGCTGGTGGCATCCTCTTTGGTTGTATACCAAATACCAGCTGATTTTACATCGTGCAGCAGAAAGTTCTAATGAAGATGAAGAGGAAGAATCCACGAAACAGAGGCACCAATTTGattcatttcaattcaatttatttATTCGGTAGTTTGGCCATGTGACTCAAAGTACAATTGATTGTGACGACATAGCCATAACACGTGACAGGAAGAACATATGTACATCTTCAAGAAAAGGAAAACACGTGTTTCATGAAAACAGCAACAGAAGTATGGTTTGGGTATTTTATGTACCGAGAACAGACTTTTGAAACTGATActatgtaattattttgttccGAGATGCGCATACCtttcacatacaaataatacatggtACTCATCTTCGAGAACTCCTAGATcattacaacatacatacatagtgcatacaggaatgttttcattagtacaatgttctcaataaattaacattaacCTAATGCAATACGTAATTTACAGAATGCACGAATCAATGTGTTATCACTTAGTactgtaaggttttatttcaggcTGTAATTCTTAAGTCGAGTAATTCCTTGAAATTGTGGATGTACGAAGAGAGCCATGCCAAATCTGGGAA
The window above is part of the Haliotis asinina isolate JCU_RB_2024 chromosome 1, JCU_Hal_asi_v2, whole genome shotgun sequence genome. Proteins encoded here:
- the LOC137285010 gene encoding nmrA-like family domain-containing protein 1, which encodes MASPRVVVVFGATGRQGGSVARALVKDGQFAVRAITRHGDSEKAKELEKEGCDVVVADLDDKPSVVEAMRGAYGVFLVTNFWEDMDEEREFIEGKNAVDAAKECGIQHFVYSGLENVKELCGYSVPFSDGKGRVEEYIQSCSLPYTIVRLPFYMGNLFHNFISERQEDGSYHLEIPMEGHPLHLVCVRDVGPMIVCIFGDPTEYAGRTLGLSNEQLTVDEMAQQMTECLGVEVKNGNVLLSEFCKRNVRGIDVYCALFKFIQSDLYKRDMELTRKLNPELSTFRQWLARNKEALLAAMNK